In Gemmatimonadota bacterium, the following proteins share a genomic window:
- a CDS encoding acetamidase/formamidase family protein, protein MMVHHFEPIRYHTTMGSHEPALPVKDGDTVVTSTVDARGKDRSDTPVTSPGNPQTGPFHIEGAEPGDTLAVHLDRLTPNRPFGWTRPLVAPNVLDPDYVRETAGEIESRDDLCRWEVDSERSTVTLVDPDDTRLGRMSLPLAPMTGCFGVAPDRGQAISTATSASHGGNMDYRGFVEGVTAYFPVFAPGALFHIGDGHAVQGDGEIVGTGVEISFDVQFTFRVLKRKPSAWPRGENAEFLFTAGNARPLDQCVQHATTEMLRWLQADYGLDPRAAHTLLGQCVEYDMGNVFDPAYTMVCKIRKDLLRGLDIDTRSVHDDLASA, encoded by the coding sequence ATCATGGTCCACCACTTCGAACCTATCCGTTATCACACCACCATGGGTTCCCACGAACCCGCCCTGCCCGTGAAGGACGGGGATACTGTCGTCACGTCGACGGTCGACGCCCGGGGGAAGGACCGTTCCGACACGCCCGTGACGTCTCCGGGGAATCCACAGACGGGGCCCTTTCACATCGAAGGCGCCGAACCGGGCGACACGCTCGCCGTGCACCTGGACCGGTTGACGCCCAACCGCCCCTTCGGCTGGACGCGTCCGCTCGTGGCGCCCAATGTGCTCGATCCCGATTACGTGCGGGAGACCGCGGGGGAGATCGAAAGCCGGGACGACCTCTGCCGCTGGGAAGTCGACTCGGAGCGGAGTACGGTCACGCTGGTCGACCCGGACGACACCCGGCTTGGACGGATGTCCCTGCCCCTGGCGCCCATGACGGGATGTTTCGGCGTGGCGCCGGACAGGGGGCAGGCGATCTCGACGGCCACCTCCGCCAGCCACGGGGGCAACATGGACTACCGGGGATTCGTGGAAGGCGTCACCGCGTACTTCCCCGTGTTCGCGCCCGGCGCCCTGTTCCACATCGGCGATGGCCATGCAGTGCAGGGCGACGGAGAGATCGTAGGCACGGGCGTCGAGATCTCCTTCGACGTGCAGTTCACCTTCAGGGTGCTCAAAAGAAAGCCAAGCGCCTGGCCCCGCGGCGAGAACGCGGAGTTCCTTTTCACGGCGGGCAACGCCCGGCCCCTCGACCAGTGCGTCCAGCACGCAACCACCGAAATGCTGCGCTGGCTGCAGGCCGACTACGGTCTCGATCCCAGGGCGGCTCACACGCTGCTCGGCCAGTGCGTCGAGTACGACATGGGAAACGTGTTCGATCCCGCCTATACCATGGTGTGCAAGATCAGGAAAGACCTGCTGCGCGGCCTGGATATCGACACCCGGTCGGTACATGACGACCTGGCGAGCGCCTGA
- a CDS encoding SDR family NAD(P)-dependent oxidoreductase, protein MNRLEGQVAWITGAGSGIGRGIALALAREGADVILSSRRREPLATVAGEVEAAGRRAAIAPMDVTDRDQIDSAIAPAVDQLGPVSILVNNAGVNTPLRTATEMSVEDWDRVVDINLTGAFNCFRAVYEPMKARGEGTVINVASMAGRQVSLLGGAAYCASKHGMVSLTHSINLEAAEFGLRASAILPGEVKTPILKNRPQPVSEKRLSLMLTPEDIADTVVFVLCRPARVVIPEMWVMPAYQVSAQPLP, encoded by the coding sequence ATGAACAGACTCGAGGGACAGGTGGCCTGGATCACCGGCGCGGGTTCCGGCATCGGACGCGGGATCGCGCTGGCCCTGGCCCGGGAAGGTGCGGACGTGATCCTTTCCAGCCGGCGGCGCGAGCCCCTTGCAACCGTCGCCGGAGAGGTGGAAGCCGCGGGGCGGCGCGCGGCCATCGCCCCCATGGACGTGACCGACCGGGATCAGATCGATTCCGCGATTGCCCCGGCCGTCGATCAACTGGGTCCCGTGTCGATTCTGGTGAACAACGCGGGCGTCAATACGCCCCTGCGCACGGCGACCGAGATGTCGGTGGAGGACTGGGACCGCGTGGTGGACATCAATCTCACGGGCGCGTTCAACTGTTTCCGTGCGGTCTACGAACCCATGAAGGCGCGGGGTGAAGGCACTGTCATCAATGTCGCGTCCATGGCCGGACGCCAGGTGTCTCTCCTCGGCGGGGCCGCCTACTGCGCGTCCAAGCACGGCATGGTGTCGCTGACCCATTCGATCAACCTGGAAGCCGCCGAATTCGGGCTTCGCGCCAGCGCCATCCTGCCCGGTGAGGTGAAAACACCTATCCTCAAGAACCGGCCCCAGCCCGTGTCGGAGAAGCGCCTGTCCCTGATGCTCACCCCCGAAGACATCGCGGACACTGTCGTTTTCGTGCTGTGCCGGCCCGCCCGCGTGGTCATACCCGAAATGTGGGTCATGCCTGCCTACCAGGTATCGGCCCAACCGCTTCCCTGA
- the ftsY gene encoding signal recognition particle-docking protein FtsY: MLGVVRRLRDGLAKTRDGLARRIHQAVGRYDRIDEDLLEEIEGILLQTDVGVETTLRIIDGLRDRAVDRRTRNPDDLMGLLREEMTDILGDVPDPESDQRPRVIMIVGVNGSGKTTTAGKMAARFAGEGKKVLIAAADTFRAAAIDQLEVWARRAEADFIRHQHGSDPSAVVYDAMEAAAARDADVVLIDTAGRLHTRDNLMEELKKIKRTAGKQMDGAPHEVLLVLDGTTGQNALSQARVFSEALGGLTGIALTKLDGTARGGIVFAIGVQLGIPVKLIGVGESIEDLQDFDPPAFVDALFN, translated from the coding sequence ATGCTGGGTGTCGTACGCAGACTGAGAGACGGACTCGCCAAGACGCGGGACGGGCTGGCGCGAAGGATCCACCAGGCCGTGGGCCGGTATGACCGGATCGACGAGGACCTGCTGGAGGAAATCGAAGGCATCCTGCTGCAGACCGACGTGGGCGTGGAAACGACCCTGCGGATCATCGACGGACTGCGGGATCGCGCGGTCGACCGCCGAACCCGGAATCCCGATGACCTCATGGGTCTGCTCCGCGAAGAGATGACGGACATTCTGGGCGATGTGCCGGACCCCGAATCGGACCAGCGGCCCCGGGTCATCATGATCGTCGGGGTCAACGGTTCGGGCAAGACCACGACCGCGGGCAAGATGGCGGCCCGTTTCGCCGGGGAAGGGAAGAAGGTCCTGATCGCCGCGGCCGATACCTTTCGGGCGGCGGCCATCGACCAGCTGGAAGTCTGGGCGCGCCGCGCGGAGGCGGACTTCATCCGGCACCAGCACGGGTCCGATCCTTCGGCCGTGGTCTACGACGCCATGGAGGCCGCTGCCGCCCGGGATGCGGACGTGGTCCTCATCGACACGGCGGGCCGGCTGCACACCAGGGACAACCTGATGGAGGAACTGAAGAAGATCAAGCGCACCGCGGGCAAGCAGATGGACGGCGCACCCCACGAGGTGCTGCTCGTGCTCGACGGGACCACGGGCCAGAACGCCCTTTCCCAGGCCCGCGTCTTCAGCGAAGCCCTGGGCGGCCTGACGGGCATCGCGCTGACGAAGCTGGACGGGACCGCCCGGGGCGGCATCGTGTTCGCCATCGGCGTGCAGCTGGGGATCCCCGTCAAACTCATCGGCGTGGGCGAAAGCATCGAGGACCTGCAGGACTTCGACCCACCGGCCTTCGTGGACGCCCTCTTCAACTGA
- a CDS encoding PIG-L family deacetylase has protein sequence MYTRLLRCLLLALSVLSAPSVAAATAGDIRPVPDGKGTSTLAQAVLRLPVVASMLHTGAHPDDENSALVAYVSRGLHARTAYLSLNRGEGGQNLIGPELYDAIGVIRTEELLTARRFDGAEQFFTRTYDFGFSKSAEESLEYWNHDEMLLSDVVRVIRRFRPDVIVSVFADSPRDGHGHHQASGRITREAFFVAADPDRFPEHLQDGLRPWQARKLYINNTRASFESIDSLVVHVGTYSPVLDRSYRELGLAGRSMHRSQDMGTLQPKGPATTKIKLVARAGRPDAGRPDLDGDAHLFDGLDTTFMRFHAMAGPDAGKIHGLADRLERLDALAREAVDAYRPLDPPAVLDPVLEGLRMIRALRRDLEEGGMPAGVLADMLFLLNQKEEDFANAAVLALGMAFEVLTSDDRVVPGNLLGVHLVLLNRSTRSVRVTNLALDVPEGWTATLDPVPARPARPPGRFGPTGPPGPPGPSGPPRQTEDIGYNESFAENWRVEVPPDAGLTRPYWHRRSLNDPRVVVDDTALIGLPWRPQPVIGRARFVVDGVEIEIRRPAQYRFADRAFGEIRRELQVVPALSVTMDPPVVVAPSGRESPLRFSVSVVSNVDGVIEGGLSLEVPDGWAVSPVEVPLSFSGRGQAATFSYTVVPARDARDGAYDVGAVAKAGGNEYREGYEVIAYPHIEPRHLYRGSASVVQVAPVDLPDDLSVGYIMGSGDQVPFVLEQMGLQVRLLSGEDLATADLDAFDLIIAGIRAYEVRDDLIAVNQRLLDYVEAGGVYIVQYNKYAFNLDRYGPYPFQINRPHDRVTREDAPVDILVPDHPVFNRPNRITEADFEGWVQERGLYFQGEWDSRYTPLMASQDPGESPKGGGLLEARYGKGRYIYTGYAWFRQLPAGVPGAVRLFANLIGLAAEDRDP, from the coding sequence ATGTACACTCGACTTCTCCGATGCCTCCTCCTCGCCCTCTCGGTCCTCTCCGCGCCGTCCGTCGCGGCCGCCACGGCCGGCGACATCCGTCCGGTGCCCGACGGCAAGGGGACGTCCACCCTGGCCCAGGCCGTGCTTCGACTGCCCGTCGTGGCCAGCATGTTGCACACCGGTGCCCATCCCGACGACGAGAACAGCGCCCTGGTCGCCTATGTGAGCCGCGGGTTGCACGCGCGGACCGCTTACCTTTCCCTTAACCGCGGCGAAGGCGGACAGAACCTCATCGGCCCCGAGCTCTACGACGCCATCGGCGTGATAAGGACGGAAGAGCTGCTGACGGCCCGGCGTTTCGACGGCGCGGAGCAGTTCTTTACACGGACGTACGACTTCGGTTTTTCCAAGTCGGCCGAAGAATCCCTGGAATACTGGAATCATGACGAAATGCTGCTTTCGGACGTGGTGCGCGTCATTCGCCGCTTCCGTCCCGACGTGATCGTTTCCGTGTTCGCCGATTCTCCCCGCGACGGCCATGGCCATCACCAGGCGTCCGGGAGAATCACCCGCGAAGCCTTTTTCGTCGCGGCCGACCCGGATCGCTTTCCCGAACACCTGCAGGACGGCCTGCGTCCCTGGCAGGCCCGCAAGCTGTATATCAACAACACGCGGGCATCCTTCGAAAGCATCGATTCCCTGGTGGTGCACGTAGGCACCTACAGTCCCGTGCTGGACCGGTCGTACCGCGAACTGGGCCTGGCCGGCCGCAGCATGCACCGCTCCCAGGACATGGGGACCCTGCAGCCGAAGGGTCCGGCGACCACGAAGATCAAGCTGGTTGCGCGCGCGGGCAGGCCGGACGCGGGCAGGCCGGACTTGGACGGAGACGCCCACCTGTTCGACGGCCTGGACACGACTTTCATGCGGTTCCACGCCATGGCCGGACCGGACGCCGGGAAGATCCACGGTCTCGCCGACCGGCTCGAGCGGCTGGACGCGCTGGCCCGCGAAGCCGTGGACGCCTACCGCCCGCTCGACCCTCCCGCCGTGTTGGACCCCGTACTGGAGGGCCTGCGAATGATCCGTGCGCTTAGGAGGGATCTTGAAGAGGGCGGCATGCCGGCCGGCGTCCTTGCGGATATGCTTTTTCTGCTCAATCAGAAGGAGGAAGACTTCGCCAACGCTGCCGTGCTGGCCCTCGGCATGGCCTTCGAAGTGCTTACCAGCGACGACCGGGTTGTCCCGGGCAACCTGCTCGGAGTGCACCTGGTGTTGCTGAACCGCAGTACACGGTCCGTCCGCGTCACCAACCTGGCGCTGGACGTTCCGGAGGGTTGGACCGCGACCCTCGATCCGGTCCCGGCCAGACCGGCCAGACCACCTGGACGGTTCGGGCCGACTGGACCACCCGGACCGCCGGGACCGTCCGGTCCGCCCAGACAGACCGAGGACATCGGCTACAACGAAAGCTTCGCGGAGAACTGGCGGGTCGAAGTACCGCCTGACGCCGGCCTCACCCGGCCCTACTGGCACCGCCGCTCCCTGAACGACCCGAGGGTCGTGGTGGACGACACGGCACTGATCGGGCTTCCCTGGCGCCCGCAGCCCGTAATCGGACGGGCCCGGTTTGTCGTGGACGGCGTCGAGATCGAAATCCGCCGGCCCGCGCAGTACCGCTTCGCCGATCGGGCCTTCGGTGAAATCCGCCGCGAACTCCAGGTCGTGCCGGCACTGTCGGTCACCATGGACCCACCCGTGGTGGTCGCTCCGTCAGGGCGGGAAAGCCCCCTGCGGTTCAGCGTGTCCGTGGTCAGCAACGTGGACGGCGTGATCGAAGGCGGGTTGTCCCTCGAGGTACCGGACGGGTGGGCAGTTTCGCCCGTGGAAGTACCCCTGTCGTTCTCGGGACGGGGACAGGCCGCGACGTTCAGCTACACGGTCGTCCCGGCACGAGACGCCCGGGATGGGGCTTACGATGTAGGGGCGGTGGCGAAGGCCGGCGGGAACGAATACCGCGAGGGATACGAGGTGATCGCCTATCCCCATATCGAGCCGAGGCACCTGTACCGCGGTTCGGCATCCGTCGTGCAGGTGGCTCCGGTCGATCTGCCGGACGATCTGAGTGTGGGTTACATCATGGGATCGGGCGACCAGGTCCCGTTCGTGCTGGAGCAGATGGGCCTGCAGGTGCGGCTGCTGTCGGGGGAGGACCTCGCCACGGCCGATCTGGACGCCTTCGACCTGATCATCGCGGGCATCCGCGCCTACGAAGTCCGCGACGATCTCATCGCCGTGAACCAGCGGCTGCTGGACTACGTGGAGGCCGGGGGTGTCTACATCGTGCAGTACAACAAGTACGCCTTCAACCTCGACCGGTACGGGCCCTACCCCTTCCAGATCAACCGCCCCCACGACCGGGTGACCCGGGAGGACGCGCCGGTGGACATTTTGGTACCGGATCATCCCGTCTTCAACCGGCCCAACCGGATCACCGAAGCGGACTTCGAAGGTTGGGTGCAGGAACGCGGCCTGTACTTCCAGGGGGAGTGGGACTCCCGCTACACGCCGCTCATGGCCTCGCAGGACCCGGGTGAGTCCCCAAAGGGCGGCGGGCTCCTCGAAGCCCGTTACGGCAAGGGGCGATATATCTACACGGGCTACGCGTGGTTCCGGCAGCTTCCCGCGGGCGTGCCCGGGGCCGTGCGACTCTTCGCCAACCTGATCGGCCTGGCGGCCGAAGACCGGGACCCATAG
- a CDS encoding sigma-54 dependent transcriptional regulator produces MEGRSILIVDGETDSRRHAAGILRNAGYDVLETAAAAEALRAARTDPPDVVVVDLALSDADPEQLIRTLSAKHPDTDIMVTTRQHEPPRQYRQLDVSDFIEKPVDAEELLTKMRMLDLRREFQQRFQLLGRDERFIAAMESVLQVAPTGIQVLLTGESGTGKEGFARAIHHFSDRRDGPFIPINCGAIAEGVLESELFGHEKGAFTDAKGQRKGYFEQANGGTLLLDEIGDMPRSTQVKLLRVLEQQEFIRVGGSTPVKTDVRLIASTNRDLSGDIHDGTFRQDLYYRLNAVHIHLPALRERRDDIPRLISHFIRHAPGKPGAPPPVFTEEALAALTDYEWPGNIRELRHLVESLVVTSGKARIDAEDLPDSIYTPPMANRALPVPQNRDPQDMDREMFYKILWQILTAIHELPAKITTALGRDPEPLRDRIQLPPPATAEQDLETPPSEAAQYFEPSLEGTGPGVDRPAEVVPADDGLDRLRSMEDWEREAIRRALERNGGHRGRAARELGISERSIYRKIRDYGLDEYA; encoded by the coding sequence TTGGAAGGTCGGTCGATACTGATCGTCGACGGCGAAACGGACAGCCGGCGTCACGCGGCGGGCATCCTGCGGAATGCGGGTTACGACGTGCTGGAGACCGCCGCCGCGGCGGAAGCGTTGCGCGCGGCGAGGACGGACCCGCCGGATGTCGTCGTCGTCGATCTCGCCCTGAGCGACGCCGATCCGGAGCAACTGATACGCACCCTGTCGGCGAAGCACCCCGACACCGACATCATGGTCACCACCCGGCAGCACGAACCACCCCGGCAGTACCGCCAATTAGACGTCAGCGACTTCATCGAGAAGCCCGTCGACGCCGAGGAACTGCTTACGAAAATGCGCATGCTGGACCTCCGGCGGGAGTTCCAACAGCGGTTCCAGCTCCTGGGAAGGGACGAGCGCTTCATCGCGGCCATGGAATCGGTGCTCCAGGTGGCGCCCACGGGTATCCAGGTCCTGCTCACGGGAGAAAGCGGTACCGGCAAGGAGGGATTCGCCCGGGCGATCCACCATTTCAGCGACCGGCGCGACGGTCCTTTCATTCCCATCAACTGCGGCGCCATTGCCGAAGGGGTATTGGAAAGCGAACTGTTCGGTCACGAAAAAGGCGCCTTCACGGACGCCAAGGGACAGCGGAAAGGGTACTTCGAACAGGCGAACGGCGGCACGCTGCTCCTCGATGAAATCGGCGACATGCCCCGTTCGACCCAGGTAAAACTGCTGCGCGTCCTGGAGCAGCAGGAGTTCATCCGCGTCGGCGGCTCGACGCCGGTGAAGACCGACGTCCGCCTCATCGCGTCCACCAACCGGGACCTCTCCGGGGACATCCACGACGGTACGTTCCGCCAGGACCTGTACTACCGGCTCAACGCCGTGCATATCCACCTGCCCGCCCTGCGCGAGCGCCGCGACGACATCCCCAGGCTGATCAGCCACTTCATACGGCACGCCCCAGGGAAGCCCGGCGCGCCGCCTCCCGTCTTCACGGAGGAAGCCCTGGCGGCCCTCACCGACTACGAGTGGCCGGGCAACATACGGGAACTTCGTCACCTCGTCGAATCGCTGGTGGTGACTTCCGGCAAGGCCCGGATCGACGCGGAAGACCTGCCGGACAGCATCTATACGCCGCCCATGGCGAACCGGGCGCTGCCGGTCCCGCAGAATCGCGACCCGCAGGACATGGACCGCGAGATGTTCTACAAGATCCTCTGGCAGATCCTGACCGCCATCCACGAACTCCCGGCCAAGATCACCACGGCCCTCGGCCGGGACCCCGAACCGCTACGTGACCGTATTCAGCTGCCGCCCCCCGCAACCGCGGAGCAGGACCTCGAAACGCCCCCGTCGGAAGCGGCACAGTACTTCGAGCCGTCCCTCGAAGGAACCGGGCCGGGTGTCGATCGGCCGGCTGAGGTTGTACCGGCCGATGACGGACTGGATCGGTTGCGCTCCATGGAAGACTGGGAGCGGGAGGCCATACGCCGAGCCCTCGAGCGAAACGGAGGACACCGGGGCAGGGCCGCCCGGGAACTCGGCATCAGCGAACGGTCCATCTACCGCAAGATCCGGGACTACGGCCTGGACGAATACGCCTGA
- a CDS encoding branched-chain amino acid transaminase: MAKNTKMWGEDHSKYIWQDGEQIPWDQGTVHVTQGHIFAHAIFEGIRAYWNDDQEKLFVFRFKEHMDRLYRSIKLMRMETPYTLEEVWNGSLELCRVHGYREDVYIFPTVYFSPDVYLNKMAGPAHVYVHTFAYGSNLRRKDGARCSVSSWTRISDNTLPARIKCWANYRNSAIAWTDATLKGFDETIMLNNRGKVCEAPGACLMMIQDGVLITPPVTADILVSVTRDTILRIGRDVLEMSVVEREIDRTELYTADEVFLCGTGAEVTPVASIDNYDIGDGSIGPGTQQFREAYNGLIRGIDERFPEWRTDVPL, translated from the coding sequence ATGGCCAAGAACACGAAAATGTGGGGCGAGGATCATTCAAAGTACATCTGGCAGGACGGGGAACAGATCCCCTGGGACCAGGGTACGGTGCATGTCACGCAGGGACATATATTCGCCCACGCCATTTTCGAGGGGATCCGGGCCTACTGGAACGACGACCAGGAGAAACTCTTCGTCTTCCGTTTCAAGGAACACATGGATCGCCTGTACCGGTCGATCAAGCTGATGAGGATGGAAACGCCGTACACGCTGGAGGAAGTGTGGAACGGCTCTCTCGAGCTGTGCCGGGTCCACGGATACCGGGAGGACGTCTACATATTCCCGACCGTGTATTTCTCGCCGGACGTGTATCTCAACAAAATGGCGGGTCCAGCCCACGTCTACGTCCACACCTTTGCCTACGGCTCCAACCTGCGCCGAAAGGACGGCGCCCGGTGCTCGGTCAGCTCCTGGACGCGCATTTCGGACAACACGCTGCCGGCCCGCATCAAGTGCTGGGCCAACTACCGCAACAGCGCCATCGCGTGGACCGACGCCACGCTCAAGGGCTTCGACGAAACGATCATGCTGAACAACCGCGGCAAGGTCTGTGAAGCGCCCGGCGCCTGCCTGATGATGATCCAGGACGGCGTGCTGATCACGCCGCCGGTGACGGCCGATATCCTGGTGAGCGTCACCCGGGATACCATATTGAGGATCGGGAGGGACGTCCTCGAGATGTCGGTCGTGGAGCGGGAGATCGACCGGACGGAGCTTTACACGGCCGACGAGGTTTTCCTGTGCGGGACGGGCGCGGAAGTGACGCCGGTCGCTTCGATCGACAACTACGACATCGGGGACGGATCCATCGGTCCGGGCACCCAGCAGTTCCGCGAGGCCTACAACGGTCTCATCAGGGGGATCGACGAACGTTTCCCCGAATGGCGCACCGACGTGCCGCTGTAA
- the trxA gene encoding thioredoxin, whose product MGQPTAITDDQFETEVINSSTPVLVDFWAEWCGPCKAVAPTLVELAGDYDGRLKVVKVDVDENREAATRFGIRSIPSLLIFKDGAEVDRIIGALPKQQLAEKIDGHL is encoded by the coding sequence GTGGGACAGCCAACAGCGATTACGGACGATCAATTCGAAACCGAGGTCATTAACAGCAGCACGCCCGTACTGGTCGACTTCTGGGCGGAGTGGTGCGGACCCTGCAAGGCCGTCGCCCCCACGCTGGTGGAACTCGCGGGCGATTACGACGGACGCCTGAAGGTCGTCAAGGTCGACGTGGACGAGAACCGGGAAGCGGCCACCCGTTTCGGCATTCGGAGCATCCCTAGCCTCCTGATCTTCAAGGACGGCGCCGAGGTGGACCGGATCATCGGTGCGCTCCCCAAGCAGCAACTCGCCGAAAAGATCGACGGCCACCTGTAG
- a CDS encoding sigma-54 dependent transcriptional regulator — MNSPTESVILLVEGSSRGRDEKHYGLTQRDHRVIAVENSDQALNVLAAESPSIIISDLDAPGIDGLRLMGVALGRNPEVGVILMTDPGSMGLAVAAMKEGAYDVLEKPVYVEKLAAEIEKILDRQRIVQENQELMHQLDTRYGFENIVGRSASMQRIREQILQIADTQSTVLIFGESGTGKELVAHALHRASTRRNRSFVPVFCNALSEGVIESELFGHEKGAFTNAVKTYKGRFELADGGTLFLDEVGELSPSTQVKLLRVLQERKFQRVGSGNWLQTDTRVIAATNRDLEAEIENGRFREDLYYRLRVVTLSLPPLRERKEDLPLLIDHCIRRFGDREKKPIERIDPPALELLSTYHWPGNVRQLENCIEGMIVMGTGKTLTVADVPEFIRHTRPASTAVPLNNGPDRLDRPDRPDDLSPDFIRYLAGKIAEQRHVPVRSITDRALAVLAEVGGSMDGASLRRCLETMVLLADGDGLDVEDIPAEFLPERSGHAEADGEDEDGVDIRVGMSMKEGERRLIAATLAACGRNKARTARVLRIGQRTLFRKIKAYHLE; from the coding sequence ATGAACAGTCCGACAGAATCGGTCATCCTGCTGGTAGAAGGTTCCTCCCGCGGCCGGGACGAGAAACACTACGGCCTCACCCAGCGGGATCACCGCGTGATCGCCGTGGAGAACAGCGACCAGGCGCTCAACGTCCTCGCGGCAGAATCTCCAAGCATCATCATCTCGGACCTGGATGCCCCCGGTATAGACGGACTGCGCCTGATGGGCGTCGCCCTGGGCAGGAATCCCGAAGTGGGCGTCATCCTGATGACGGATCCCGGCTCCATGGGCCTGGCTGTGGCCGCCATGAAGGAGGGGGCGTACGACGTACTCGAAAAACCCGTGTACGTGGAGAAGCTCGCGGCGGAAATCGAGAAGATCCTGGACCGCCAGCGCATCGTGCAGGAAAACCAGGAGCTGATGCACCAGCTCGACACCCGGTACGGATTCGAGAACATCGTGGGGCGGTCCGCGTCCATGCAGCGCATCCGGGAGCAGATCCTCCAGATCGCCGATACCCAGTCCACGGTACTCATCTTCGGCGAGAGCGGTACGGGCAAGGAGCTGGTGGCCCACGCCCTCCACCGCGCGAGTACCCGGAGGAACAGGTCCTTCGTGCCCGTCTTCTGCAACGCCCTGTCGGAAGGGGTGATCGAGAGCGAACTCTTCGGCCACGAGAAAGGCGCCTTCACGAACGCGGTCAAGACCTACAAGGGCCGGTTCGAACTGGCCGACGGGGGCACGCTCTTCCTCGACGAGGTGGGCGAACTCTCGCCTTCCACCCAGGTGAAGTTGCTGCGCGTCCTCCAGGAACGCAAGTTCCAGCGGGTGGGCAGCGGGAACTGGCTGCAGACGGACACCCGGGTCATCGCGGCGACGAACCGCGACCTCGAAGCCGAGATCGAAAACGGACGCTTCCGGGAGGATCTTTATTACCGGCTGCGCGTGGTGACCCTTTCCCTGCCACCCCTGCGGGAACGGAAAGAGGATCTCCCGCTGCTGATCGACCACTGCATCCGCCGGTTCGGCGACCGGGAGAAGAAGCCGATCGAGCGCATCGACCCGCCGGCCCTGGAACTGCTTTCCACCTATCACTGGCCCGGGAACGTGCGCCAGCTGGAGAACTGCATCGAGGGCATGATCGTCATGGGAACGGGGAAGACCCTGACCGTGGCGGACGTCCCGGAATTCATAAGGCATACCCGGCCGGCATCAACGGCGGTCCCGCTGAACAATGGTCCGGACCGTCTGGACCGGCCGGACCGGCCGGACGACCTGTCGCCGGACTTCATCCGTTACCTGGCCGGCAAAATCGCCGAACAGCGCCACGTGCCCGTCCGGTCCATCACCGATCGGGCCCTGGCCGTACTGGCCGAAGTCGGCGGGTCGATGGACGGCGCGTCGCTGCGACGCTGCCTGGAAACCATGGTATTGCTCGCCGACGGAGACGGTCTGGACGTGGAGGACATCCCCGCGGAATTCCTGCCCGAACGGTCCGGCCATGCCGAGGCGGACGGCGAGGACGAAGACGGGGTGGACATACGGGTGGGCATGTCGATGAAGGAAGGCGAACGGAGACTGATCGCCGCGACCCTTGCCGCCTGTGGGCGGAACAAGGCGCGGACCGCTCGGGTCCTGCGGATCGGCCAGCGCACCCTGTTTCGGAAGATAAAAGCCTATCACCTGGAGTAG